In ANME-2 cluster archaeon, the DNA window TTTTCCTATCACATAAGATTCGACAATTCCGGTCTTAATGTAATCTTCAGGGATGATCAGGTATCCTGATAATGTTCCTGATCCAAGGTCCTGTTTGGCAGATGCAACATCTGAGTATTGTGTGAATTTTATAATTGGATATTTTTCATTATTCGTGCCATCTAATTCCTTGTTATTTGTTACTCCCGGTATTTCATTTGAAAAGATCATTGATCCTCTTACTGTGATCTCATCAGGAAATTCAAATGAATTTGTTTTGTCAATGTAACCCAGGTTCAGATCTTCAGGTGATGATGTGCCTGCCAGTAGTAAGGGAACTAACATAATGAGGATAAAAAAAAGCGGGAAGCCTAATGTCATCAGTATGAATTCTTTTCGTTTTACTGTTTTCAGGAACTCGTATTTTGCTATCATTATGGATTTATTCAACTGGATACCCCCTTGACAATTTTAATGAAGATCTCGTTCAAGGACGGGGTCGATTGTTCAAGGCGCAGGATCCTGACCCTTGTTACAATATCTTCAATAAGGGACTGGACATCATGTCCATCTTTTAAGAATATCTCAATATAAGTCCCATGCCGGATGATATTTTCAACCTGGTCGAGTCCTTCAAGTGAGCTTAGGTTCCCCTCAAATTCCAGGAAAATGGAATTATTGCGGTGTTCATTTTTGATATCCCCGACCTTACCATTAAGGACGACCATGCCGTTATTGATCATAAGTATGCGATCGCACATGGCTTCTGCCTGTTCCATCATGTGGGTGGAGAGTATGATCGTCTTACCACTTTTTTTTTGTTCGAGAAGAATGTTCTTGATGATCTGGGTATTTACAGGATCAAGACCGGAAAATGGTTCATCTACGACTATAAGGTCAGGACCATGAATAATAGTGGCAATG includes these proteins:
- a CDS encoding ATP-binding cassette domain-containing protein, giving the protein MIILELENVSKSYSNKKIIDNISFSVDQGEIFGLLGPNGAGKTTTLRMMLDIIKPESGNIKVFGKDLDPNSKDRIGYLPEERGLYKKSKVIELLVYLAQLKGMTKTRAMENTVNLLQSVEMLEHKDKKIEELSKGMQQKIQFIATIIHGPDLIVVDEPFSGLDPVNTQIIKNILLEQKKSGKTIILSTHMMEQAEAMCDRILMINNGMVVLNGKVGDIKNEHRNNSIFLEFEGNLSSLEGLDQVENIIRHGTYIEIFLKDGHDVQSLIEDIVTRVRILRLEQSTPSLNEIFIKIVKGVSS